Proteins encoded by one window of Anoplopoma fimbria isolate UVic2021 breed Golden Eagle Sablefish chromosome 23, Afim_UVic_2022, whole genome shotgun sequence:
- the tmem110l gene encoding transmembrane protein 110, like, giving the protein MDLSGHREVFLEKRSVSEVTNMSDINQANPHGCDNGALTDRFGVLIQGLLAVVAFSTLMLKRFREPVGIRRPWRIWFFDTSKQAIGALFIHFANVFLSTLTEEDPCSLYLMNFLLDAMLGMLVIWLAVKLVSKLVEYKQWTLLMFGEYGDPPQAAAWLGQCGIYLLIMVLEKGVISLVLLVPGWSKLQEVLLSYIANPQVELALVMLIVPFIVNSIMFWVVDSLMMRKYKTMKSLDDSCDCSAKKADSLPWATSEESRALLTVETDTDEASEGEEDPDNAGPVPPVQYSGGPLRPSWVVV; this is encoded by the exons ATGGACCTGTCCGGACACAGAGAGGTCTTCCTGGAGAAGAGATCCGTTTCTGAAGTCACAAACATGTCGGACATCAACCAGGCGAACCCTCACGGCTGCGACAACGGAGCTCTGACGGACCGGTTCGGCGTCCTGATCCAGGGTCTGCTGGCAGTGGTCGCCTTCAGCACGCTGATGT tgaagaGGTTCCGAGAGCCTGTCGGGATCAGACGACCGTGGAGAATCTG GTTTTTTGACACGTCCAAACAGGCCATCGGTGCTCTTTTCATCCACTTTGCCAACGTCTTCCTGTCCACGCTCACCGAAGAGGACCCATGCTCCCT GTATCTGATGAACTTCCTGCTGGACGCCATGTTGGGGATGCTGGTCATCTGGCTGGCTGTGAAGTTGGTGTCCAAACTGGTGGAGTACAAACAGTGGACGCTGCTCATGTTTGGAGAATATG GTGACCCTCCCCAGGCGGCAGCATGGCTGGGTCAGTGTGGTATCTACCTGCTCATCATGGTGCTGGAGAAAGGTGTGATCAGCCTGGTGCTGCTCGTCCCCGGATGGTCCAAA TTGCAGGAGGTTCTGCTGAGCTACATCGCTAACCCTCAGGTGGAGCTGGCGCTGGTCATGCTCATCGTGCCCTTCATAGTGAAC TCCATCATGTTCTGGGTGGTGGACAGCCTGATGATGAGGAAGTACAAGACGATGAAGAGCCTGGACGACTCCTGCGACTGCTCGGCGAAGAAGGCCGACTCGTTGCCATGGGCGACCAGCGAGGAGTCCCGG GCCCTGCTGACCGTGGAGACGGACACAGACGAGGCTTCAGAGGGGGAAGAAGACCCCGACAACGCTGGACCAGTGCCTCCTGTGCAGTACTCTGGAGGCCCACTGAGACCCAGCTGGGTGGTGGTGTAA